The following proteins are encoded in a genomic region of Pikeienuella piscinae:
- a CDS encoding DUF7697 family protein: protein MIGWDMSAALALGDALGVPPLAMAELLPVIEAVMVAKLNEQMDHSHG, encoded by the coding sequence GTGATCGGCTGGGACATGTCGGCGGCGCTGGCGCTCGGTGACGCCCTCGGCGTGCCGCCGCTCGCCATGGCGGAACTGCTGCCCGTCATCGAAGCGGTGATGGTCGCCAAACTCAACGAACAGATGGATCACTCCCATGGCTGA
- a CDS encoding DUF2460 domain-containing protein translates to MAFHEVRFPDNISRGARGGPERRTQIVELASGDEERNASWANSRRRYDVAYGIRRADDLAAVVAFFEARNGRLHGFRFKDWGDHKSCLPSGTPAPTDQAIGTGDGTTTAFQLVKRYASGAQSWSRAIAKPVTGSVRIALGGVEQPSGWSVDTATGVVSFGAAPASGVSITAGFEFDVPVRFDTDVLDVTLDLERLGSITSIPLLELRR, encoded by the coding sequence ATGGCGTTTCACGAGGTCCGGTTTCCTGACAACATCAGCCGCGGCGCGCGGGGCGGGCCCGAGCGGCGCACCCAGATCGTCGAGCTCGCCTCGGGCGACGAGGAGCGCAACGCCAGCTGGGCCAACTCGCGCCGCCGCTATGATGTGGCCTACGGCATCCGGCGCGCCGACGATCTGGCGGCAGTCGTCGCCTTCTTCGAGGCGCGCAACGGTCGGCTGCATGGGTTTCGCTTCAAGGACTGGGGCGACCACAAGTCCTGCCTGCCTTCGGGCACGCCAGCGCCAACCGATCAGGCCATCGGCACCGGCGACGGCACGACGACCGCCTTCCAGCTGGTGAAGCGCTACGCCTCCGGCGCGCAATCCTGGTCGCGCGCCATCGCCAAGCCGGTGACGGGCAGCGTGCGCATCGCGCTCGGCGGGGTCGAACAGCCCTCCGGCTGGTCGGTCGACACCGCCACCGGCGTCGTCAGCTTTGGCGCCGCGCCAGCCTCCGGCGTCTCCATTACTGCGGGCTTCGAGTTCGACGTGCCCGTCCGCTTCGATACCGACGTGCTCGACGTCACGCTCGACCTCGAGCGGCTCGGCTCGATCACCTCCATTCCGCTTCTGGAACTGCGCCGATGA
- a CDS encoding NlpC/P60 family protein produces the protein MTQPLTSADPARVIAVARSWLGTPYHDQASLRGVGCDCLGLVRGVWREVVGPEPFPIPPYSRDWGETGPREVLAEGARAMMIEVSPAEAGPGALVLFRIKPRAIAKHVGILIGPGAFLHAYERLGVIEEPLTPSWRRRIAFAFLFPQR, from the coding sequence GTGACGCAACCCCTCACATCGGCCGACCCCGCGCGCGTCATCGCCGTCGCGCGCTCCTGGCTCGGCACGCCTTACCACGACCAGGCGAGCCTGCGCGGTGTCGGCTGCGACTGCCTCGGGCTGGTGCGGGGTGTCTGGCGCGAAGTCGTCGGCCCCGAGCCGTTCCCGATCCCGCCCTACAGCCGTGACTGGGGCGAGACCGGACCTCGCGAGGTGCTGGCCGAGGGCGCGCGCGCCATGATGATCGAGGTGTCGCCCGCCGAGGCAGGCCCCGGCGCGCTGGTGCTGTTCCGCATAAAGCCCCGCGCCATCGCCAAGCATGTCGGGATCCTGATCGGGCCCGGCGCCTTCCTCCACGCCTATGAGCGGCTCGGCGTGATCGAGGAACCGCTCACCCCATCCTGGCGGCGGCGCATCGCTTTCGCCTTCCTGTTCCCGCAACGCTGA
- a CDS encoding DUF6127 family protein, whose amino-acid sequence MPDAEFEAILTRAAEEGAKRALADVGLDGDEAALDIRDLRSLVDCIRLVRRTAMQTAVRMITTGVMLALLAGIAIKLKIFGAGP is encoded by the coding sequence ATGCCCGACGCCGAGTTCGAGGCGATCTTGACCCGGGCGGCCGAGGAAGGCGCCAAGCGCGCGCTCGCCGATGTCGGGCTCGACGGCGACGAGGCCGCGCTCGACATCCGCGATCTGCGCTCCCTGGTGGACTGCATCCGGCTGGTGCGGCGCACCGCGATGCAGACTGCCGTCCGCATGATCACCACCGGCGTCATGCTGGCGCTGCTCGCGGGCATCGCCATCAAGCTGAAGATCTTCGGCGCCGGTCCGTAG
- a CDS encoding DUF2163 domain-containing protein — protein MKTLDPDLQAHLDEGTTTLAWCWRIARADGTSFGFTDHDRTLSFDGTDFEPESGFTASEVRSGSDLSVDAQDAEGVLTSDRITETDILDGRWDNAEVEVWRVNWADTGQRVLMRRGAIGQIRRGRLAFVAEVRSLAHVLGQTVGRTFQATCDAALGDGRCGVDLEASDFKGAGTVIDLLRDRAFTASGLGGFAAGWFTFGTLNWTSGANAGRRTEVLGHDVTDGVAILTLLEAPVRAIAENDSFTIRAGCDKRMETCGAKFANTASFRGFPHIPGQDAVLRYATKDGGHEGSVL, from the coding sequence ATGAAGACCCTCGACCCCGACCTGCAGGCCCATCTCGACGAGGGCACGACGACGCTTGCCTGGTGCTGGCGGATCGCCCGCGCCGATGGCACGAGTTTCGGATTCACCGACCACGACCGGACGCTCAGCTTCGACGGGACCGACTTCGAGCCCGAGAGCGGGTTCACGGCATCCGAGGTCCGTTCCGGCTCGGACCTGTCGGTCGATGCGCAGGACGCCGAAGGCGTGCTGACCTCGGACCGGATCACCGAGACCGACATCCTCGATGGGCGCTGGGACAACGCCGAGGTCGAGGTCTGGCGGGTGAACTGGGCCGACACCGGCCAGCGCGTGCTGATGCGCCGCGGGGCCATCGGTCAGATCCGGCGCGGGCGGCTGGCCTTCGTCGCCGAAGTCCGCTCGCTGGCGCATGTGCTGGGCCAGACGGTCGGGCGGACGTTTCAGGCGACCTGCGATGCCGCGCTCGGCGATGGGCGTTGCGGCGTCGATCTGGAGGCCTCCGACTTCAAGGGCGCGGGTACCGTCATCGATCTGCTGCGCGACCGGGCTTTCACCGCATCAGGCCTCGGCGGCTTCGCCGCCGGCTGGTTCACCTTCGGCACGCTGAACTGGACGAGCGGCGCGAATGCGGGGCGGCGCACCGAGGTGCTGGGCCATGACGTGACCGACGGCGTTGCGATCCTGACTCTGCTCGAAGCGCCGGTGCGCGCGATCGCCGAGAACGACAGCTTCACCATCCGTGCGGGCTGCGACAAGCGCATGGAGACCTGTGGGGCCAAGTTCGCAAACACCGCCAGTTTCCGCGGTTTCCCGCACATCCCCGGCCAGGACGCGGTCCTGCGCTACGCCACCAAGGATGGTGGGCACGAGGGGTCCGTGCTGTGA
- a CDS encoding DUF2793 domain-containing protein: protein MSDATTHLLLPYILAAQAQKHVTHNEALRLLDGLVQLSVIDRDLTAPPGSPADGDRYIVGSGATGDWAGWDLNVALWTDGAWLRLPPRAGWRAWVEDEGVLLVYDGSGWVGTTPATLQNLALLGLGTTADASNPFSAKLNAALWTAKTVAEGGTGDLFYTMSKEAAGDDLGLTLQTGFVTKALVGLFGSDRFRLAVSADGSTFFDGLSVDNATGIVDQPRLPRFKAYTNYDNYVGVGTWTKIGLNNTDYNDQGAFDAANNHFVAPVDGTYLFGATLLYKINASATARMRGRLVLNGTTEIRGSLGEISATHVSLATAIWLQTMVLLTAGDTVELQGYFRVADGYFAADHTSFWGCKIG, encoded by the coding sequence ATGTCCGACGCCACGACCCATCTCCTGCTGCCCTACATCCTGGCGGCGCAGGCCCAGAAGCATGTCACCCACAACGAGGCGCTGCGGCTGCTCGACGGGCTCGTCCAGCTTTCTGTGATCGACCGCGATCTGACAGCGCCGCCCGGAAGCCCCGCCGATGGCGACCGCTACATCGTCGGCTCGGGCGCGACGGGCGACTGGGCGGGGTGGGACCTGAACGTCGCGCTCTGGACCGACGGCGCCTGGCTGCGCCTGCCGCCACGGGCCGGGTGGCGGGCATGGGTCGAGGACGAGGGAGTGTTACTGGTCTACGACGGGTCCGGCTGGGTCGGGACCACTCCGGCCACGCTGCAGAACCTCGCGCTCCTGGGGCTCGGCACGACGGCGGATGCGTCGAACCCATTCTCGGCCAAGCTGAACGCCGCGCTCTGGACCGCGAAGACCGTGGCCGAGGGCGGGACCGGCGATCTCTTCTACACCATGAGCAAGGAGGCGGCGGGCGACGATCTCGGGCTGACGCTGCAAACCGGTTTCGTGACCAAGGCGCTGGTGGGGCTCTTCGGCTCCGACCGCTTCCGCCTCGCGGTCTCCGCCGACGGCAGCACCTTCTTCGACGGGCTGAGCGTCGACAACGCCACCGGCATCGTCGACCAGCCCCGGCTTCCGCGGTTCAAGGCTTACACCAACTACGACAACTATGTCGGCGTTGGAACCTGGACGAAGATCGGCCTGAACAACACCGACTACAATGATCAGGGTGCCTTCGACGCCGCGAACAACCATTTCGTGGCCCCGGTCGACGGCACCTACCTCTTCGGCGCGACGCTGCTCTACAAGATCAACGCCAGCGCCACGGCCCGGATGCGCGGGCGGCTGGTGCTGAACGGTACGACCGAAATCCGCGGCTCCCTCGGCGAAATCTCAGCCACCCATGTCTCGCTCGCCACCGCGATCTGGCTCCAGACCATGGTCCTGCTGACTGCCGGCGATACCGTCGAGCTGCAGGGGTATTTTCGGGTCGCGGACGGCTACTTCGCTGCCGATCACACGTCCTTCTGGGGCTGCAAGATCGGCTGA
- a CDS encoding baseplate multidomain protein megatron: MATLVLGAAGAAIGGSIGGAILGVSAATIGGFIGSTIGSVVDSWIISSLAPTQRIEGARLDNLRITSATEGAVIPRLYGRMRIGGNIVWATDFREETKTTTQGGGKGGGGGGKVKTTEYFYYASFAVALCEGPITGIGRVWADGKLLDTAGITWRWYPGDESQTADPFMSAKMGAANTPAYRGTAYVVFEDLPLGDYGNRIPQLSFEVFRPFAYPDTAEGLTQAVTMIPASGEFAYATQGIRKGSGGSSEPENLNALTDTADMVVALDRLQAMAPKVESVSLVVAWFGDDLRAGNCKVRPGVEVSAKSTTPSTWSVNGVSRASAFLVSRDDQDRPVYGGTPADFAVVQAIREMKARGLRVTFYPFILMDVPPGNTLPNPYSDNAAGTGQPAFPWRGRITCSPAAGFAGTVDKTATAASQVAALFGAATPASFSVSGESVSWIGPSGDWGLRRMVLHYAHLCAAAGGVDAFLIGTEMPGLTTIRSGASTYPAVQAYRDLLVDVRSILGSGTKIGYAADWSEYFGHQPGDGSGDVFFHLDPLWADPEIDFIGIDNYMPLSDWRDGFEHLDAAEGWPAIYDRAYLQANIAGGEGFDWFYASAADRSAQIRTAITDGAADKPWVFRYKDVRAWWSNPHYDRPGGVESGTPTAWAPQSKPIWFTELGCPAIDRGTNQPNVFFDPKSSESFTPHFSRGWRDDAIQRAYLEATYLWWGETANNPLSSVYGGRMVHVPECAAWTWDARPYPFFPALTDVWTDGANWRLGHWLTGRLGAVSLAALVRHLCLRAGLPEGRIDVTGLWGAVEGYAITALESPRASITTLSRHFGFDAVETEGVIRFFMRGRASVSTLGPDDLMAPREGDVLELTRGQETELPQALKWQIARADEDYDAALVEARRITVDTTRIASESFPMAVPPEEAERRCRRALMEAWVGRETAAFRLPPSRLALDPADAIRLEHDGRLVDLRLVSIADADARGVEAVRQDRATYDLPPGDPRAASLTRAVVFGAPDAVLMDLPQLTEDQPAHRPLIAAHAVPWPGEMAVFRSPSTNGFELLTTFGSRARIGALVTDFYPGPSSRFDLGNALVVDLLTGTLESVTDLTLFGGANALAIESAPGVWEIVQAGAAELLAPGRYRLTRLLRGQRGTEDAMGNPVPAGARVVVLDTALASMPIAEADLGIPWNWRIGPASRPVSDATYVAQVFTSEGVGLRPFSVVHVEQPWRKPRAPGDLTIRWTRRSRALAADSWGGLEVPLAEELEAYDVEILDGATVKRVLSTATTSAVYTAAQQSADWGAPLGPGDNLTVRIFQLSALVGRGAPKTVTLIL; encoded by the coding sequence ATGGCCACCCTCGTTCTCGGTGCCGCTGGCGCCGCCATTGGCGGCAGTATCGGCGGTGCGATCCTCGGCGTCAGCGCCGCCACCATCGGTGGCTTTATCGGCTCCACCATTGGCTCGGTCGTGGACAGCTGGATTATCTCGTCACTGGCGCCAACCCAGCGGATCGAAGGCGCGCGGCTGGACAATCTGCGCATCACCTCGGCCACCGAGGGGGCGGTTATCCCGCGCCTCTATGGCCGCATGCGGATCGGCGGCAATATCGTCTGGGCGACGGATTTTCGCGAGGAGACCAAGACTACGACGCAGGGCGGGGGCAAGGGCGGCGGGGGTGGCGGCAAGGTCAAGACGACCGAATACTTCTACTATGCCTCCTTTGCGGTCGCGCTCTGCGAGGGGCCGATCACGGGCATTGGCCGGGTCTGGGCCGACGGCAAACTGCTGGACACCGCCGGGATCACATGGCGCTGGTATCCGGGCGATGAGAGCCAGACGGCCGATCCGTTTATGTCCGCGAAGATGGGCGCGGCGAACACGCCAGCCTATCGCGGCACCGCCTATGTCGTTTTCGAGGACCTGCCGCTCGGGGACTACGGCAACCGCATCCCGCAGCTGAGTTTCGAGGTGTTCCGCCCGTTCGCCTATCCGGACACGGCGGAGGGTCTCACGCAGGCGGTCACCATGATCCCGGCATCCGGCGAGTTCGCCTATGCCACGCAGGGCATCCGGAAGGGCAGCGGCGGGTCGTCCGAGCCCGAAAACCTCAACGCGCTGACCGACACCGCTGACATGGTAGTGGCACTGGACCGGCTGCAGGCCATGGCTCCGAAGGTCGAGAGCGTGTCGCTGGTGGTTGCCTGGTTCGGAGACGATCTGCGGGCAGGCAATTGTAAAGTGCGGCCCGGTGTCGAGGTCAGCGCCAAATCGACTACGCCGTCGACATGGTCCGTGAATGGCGTCAGCCGCGCCAGCGCGTTCCTCGTCAGCCGCGACGATCAGGATCGCCCGGTCTATGGTGGCACGCCCGCCGATTTCGCGGTGGTGCAGGCGATCAGGGAGATGAAGGCGCGTGGGCTGCGTGTCACCTTCTATCCGTTCATCCTAATGGACGTGCCGCCCGGCAACACGCTGCCGAACCCCTATTCCGACAACGCCGCCGGGACGGGCCAGCCGGCGTTCCCCTGGCGCGGCCGGATCACCTGTTCGCCTGCCGCAGGTTTCGCCGGAACCGTGGACAAGACGGCGACGGCCGCAAGTCAGGTCGCGGCGCTGTTCGGCGCGGCGACGCCCGCGAGCTTCAGCGTCTCGGGCGAGAGCGTGAGTTGGATCGGACCCTCCGGCGACTGGGGACTGCGCCGCATGGTGCTGCACTACGCCCATCTCTGCGCGGCAGCGGGCGGGGTGGACGCCTTCCTGATCGGCACCGAGATGCCGGGGCTGACCACGATCCGCTCGGGCGCCAGCACCTATCCCGCCGTGCAGGCCTATCGGGATCTGCTCGTCGATGTGCGGTCCATCCTCGGGTCCGGGACGAAGATCGGCTATGCCGCCGACTGGTCGGAGTATTTCGGGCATCAGCCGGGCGACGGCTCGGGCGACGTGTTCTTCCACCTCGATCCGCTCTGGGCCGATCCGGAGATCGATTTCATCGGCATCGACAACTACATGCCGCTCTCCGACTGGCGCGACGGGTTCGAGCATCTCGACGCGGCCGAGGGCTGGCCCGCGATCTACGACCGGGCCTATCTGCAGGCGAACATCGCGGGCGGCGAAGGCTTCGACTGGTTCTACGCCAGCGCGGCCGATCGTTCGGCACAGATCCGGACCGCAATCACCGACGGCGCCGCCGACAAGCCGTGGGTCTTCCGCTACAAGGATGTGCGCGCTTGGTGGTCGAACCCGCATTACGACCGCCCGGGCGGGGTGGAGAGCGGGACGCCGACGGCATGGGCGCCGCAGTCGAAGCCGATCTGGTTCACCGAGTTGGGCTGTCCCGCCATCGACCGGGGCACCAACCAGCCCAACGTCTTCTTCGACCCGAAGTCGTCGGAGAGCTTCACGCCGCATTTCTCGCGGGGCTGGCGGGACGACGCCATCCAGCGCGCCTATCTTGAGGCGACGTACCTCTGGTGGGGCGAGACCGCGAACAACCCGCTGTCGTCGGTCTACGGCGGCCGCATGGTGCATGTGCCCGAATGCGCTGCCTGGACCTGGGACGCGCGGCCCTATCCCTTCTTCCCGGCGCTGACCGATGTCTGGACGGACGGGGCGAACTGGCGGCTCGGCCACTGGCTGACCGGGCGCCTCGGGGCGGTGTCGCTGGCGGCGCTGGTCCGGCACCTCTGCCTGCGCGCCGGGTTGCCCGAGGGTCGCATCGACGTCACCGGCCTCTGGGGCGCGGTCGAGGGCTACGCCATCACGGCGCTGGAGAGTCCGCGCGCCTCGATCACCACGCTCTCGCGCCACTTCGGCTTCGACGCCGTGGAGACCGAGGGCGTGATCCGCTTCTTCATGCGCGGCCGGGCCTCCGTCTCCACCCTCGGACCCGACGACCTTATGGCCCCTCGCGAGGGCGACGTGCTGGAGCTCACGCGCGGCCAGGAAACCGAACTGCCGCAGGCGCTGAAGTGGCAGATCGCGCGGGCCGATGAGGATTACGACGCGGCCCTCGTCGAGGCCCGGCGCATCACGGTGGACACGACGCGCATCGCGTCCGAGTCCTTCCCGATGGCCGTGCCGCCCGAGGAGGCCGAACGCCGCTGCCGCCGCGCCCTGATGGAGGCGTGGGTGGGGCGCGAGACCGCGGCGTTTCGTCTGCCGCCCTCGCGCCTCGCGCTTGACCCGGCCGATGCGATCCGGCTGGAGCATGACGGGCGGTTGGTCGATCTGCGGCTCGTCTCCATCGCGGATGCCGACGCGCGCGGGGTCGAGGCCGTTCGCCAGGACCGCGCGACCTACGACCTGCCGCCCGGCGATCCCCGCGCGGCGTCGCTGACGCGGGCGGTCGTGTTCGGCGCGCCGGACGCGGTGCTGATGGACCTGCCGCAGCTCACCGAGGACCAGCCGGCGCATCGGCCGCTGATTGCGGCGCACGCGGTTCCCTGGCCGGGCGAGATGGCGGTGTTCCGCAGCCCCTCCACGAATGGCTTCGAGCTGCTGACCACGTTCGGCAGCCGCGCCCGGATCGGGGCTCTGGTCACCGACTTCTATCCGGGCCCAAGCTCGCGCTTCGACCTTGGCAATGCGCTGGTGGTCGATCTGCTCACCGGAACGCTGGAAAGCGTCACCGACCTCACTCTGTTCGGGGGGGCGAACGCGCTGGCGATCGAGAGCGCGCCCGGCGTTTGGGAGATCGTGCAGGCGGGCGCGGCCGAGCTTCTGGCGCCGGGCCGGTATCGTCTGACCCGGCTCCTGCGTGGCCAGCGCGGCACCGAGGATGCCATGGGCAATCCGGTGCCCGCTGGCGCGCGGGTCGTGGTGCTGGACACCGCGCTGGCGTCAATGCCGATCGCCGAGGCCGACCTCGGCATCCCGTGGAACTGGCGCATCGGCCCGGCCAGCCGCCCGGTCAGCGACGCGACCTATGTCGCGCAGGTCTTCACGTCCGAGGGCGTCGGGCTGCGGCCGTTCTCCGTCGTCCATGTCGAGCAGCCGTGGCGCAAGCCGCGTGCGCCCGGCGACCTGACGATCCGCTGGACGCGACGATCCCGCGCGCTCGCCGCCGACAGTTGGGGCGGGCTGGAGGTGCCGCTGGCCGAGGAGCTCGAAGCCTACGATGTCGAGATTCTCGACGGCGCCACCGTGAAGCGGGTGCTGAGCACCGCCACCACCAGCGCGGTCTACACCGCCGCCCAGCAGAGCGCCGATTGGGGCGCGCCGCTCGGCCCCGGCGACAACCTCACCGTCCGCATCTTCCAGCTCTCCGCCCTCGTGGGGCGGGGCGCGCCCAAGACCGTCACGCTGATACTCTGA
- a CDS encoding phage tail tape measure C-terminal domain-containing protein: MAEKRVSVRLAAVGGRQVRAELEGVGEAGSRGFGRLSREMEAANARLAAFSRRVRVAAAAAVAAAAAAGVAMVRSGLQTVDAQAKLAQSLGTTVASIQTLERAGELAGVSMSGIEQATKDLTRRLSQAAAGTGPAADALDRLGLSANELISLPLDQRVGAINAAIESFVPAAERAAVAGQLFGEEGSIAMSRIDTATLRQATEDVLAFGVVVSEQDADQIERTNDAISRLGLIWRGLSNQLAVAAAPALEAVANAMAAVASRTGPLGIAIRGIFDNIGRLTTYAATFAAFLAGRWVAGMAAAALSVRGLATALVVLRGALIRTGIGALIVGAGELVYQFTRLVSGAGGFGEAMSLLKDVAVEVWERIRMGAAAAGAAATAMFFDLKADAASGMQSAIESVVAFGNTAANTFEGAYEAIKAIWGLLPAAIGDLAFQAANSLVDGVEAMLNGVVSRINGFIGGINQGLEALGSERRISLVPDLDLGDIENRFEGAASAATTAAQAAFDRAFEDNPLTAPDLGLTEAANRALESANVYRGAARDLAEGARAPLESWQALRDAVRGTDEASADALTEATGAAERLETALGDAGRAATGAGAAAGAAAAAAEPATKAAVTGWQAVTAALSDYASKARDIGGDIGQSLVSAFQSAENAVGEFVKTGKLNFRDLVTSLLADLAQLAARRFILGPIANALSGVFSGAGGIFANVLHAGGMVGSAGPSRMVPAMAFAAAPRMHGGGMAGLRHDEVPAILQRGERVLSRREAQSYGAGGGVNVTIMARDAQSFRQSRTQVAADIARAVSLGRRGM; encoded by the coding sequence ATGGCTGAGAAGAGGGTCAGCGTCCGCCTCGCGGCCGTAGGCGGACGGCAGGTGCGCGCCGAACTGGAAGGCGTGGGCGAAGCCGGATCGCGCGGTTTCGGACGGCTGAGCCGGGAGATGGAGGCTGCGAACGCGCGCCTTGCGGCTTTCTCGCGGCGGGTCCGGGTCGCGGCGGCCGCCGCAGTGGCCGCCGCCGCCGCGGCCGGCGTTGCCATGGTCCGGTCCGGGCTCCAGACGGTCGATGCGCAGGCCAAGCTGGCGCAGTCGCTCGGGACCACGGTCGCCTCGATCCAGACGCTGGAGCGCGCAGGCGAGCTCGCGGGCGTGTCGATGTCCGGCATCGAGCAGGCGACGAAGGATCTGACGCGCCGTCTCAGCCAGGCGGCCGCCGGGACCGGTCCCGCGGCCGACGCGCTCGACCGGCTGGGGCTTTCCGCCAACGAGCTAATTTCCCTGCCGCTGGACCAGCGCGTCGGCGCGATCAACGCCGCCATCGAGAGTTTCGTGCCCGCCGCCGAGCGCGCCGCCGTTGCTGGGCAGCTCTTCGGCGAGGAAGGCTCGATCGCCATGAGCCGGATCGACACCGCGACGCTGCGCCAGGCGACGGAGGACGTGCTCGCCTTCGGTGTGGTCGTCTCCGAGCAGGATGCCGACCAAATCGAGCGAACCAATGATGCGATTTCCCGGCTCGGACTGATCTGGCGCGGGCTCTCCAACCAGCTAGCCGTCGCCGCAGCCCCCGCGCTGGAAGCTGTCGCCAACGCCATGGCGGCGGTCGCCAGCCGCACCGGCCCGCTGGGCATCGCGATCCGCGGCATCTTCGACAACATCGGCCGTCTGACGACCTACGCTGCCACCTTCGCGGCGTTCCTCGCGGGACGTTGGGTCGCTGGCATGGCCGCTGCGGCTCTGTCAGTTCGTGGCCTCGCCACGGCGCTGGTCGTCCTGCGCGGGGCGCTGATCCGCACCGGCATCGGGGCGCTGATCGTCGGCGCGGGCGAGCTCGTCTACCAGTTCACCCGCCTCGTCTCAGGTGCGGGTGGGTTCGGCGAAGCGATGTCACTCCTGAAGGATGTCGCCGTCGAGGTCTGGGAACGCATCAGGATGGGCGCCGCAGCGGCGGGCGCGGCCGCCACGGCGATGTTCTTCGACCTGAAGGCAGACGCCGCGTCGGGCATGCAGAGCGCCATCGAGAGCGTAGTGGCTTTCGGCAACACGGCCGCGAACACCTTCGAAGGCGCCTACGAGGCGATCAAGGCGATTTGGGGCCTGCTGCCGGCGGCCATCGGTGATCTGGCGTTCCAGGCGGCCAACAGCCTGGTCGACGGCGTCGAGGCGATGCTGAACGGCGTGGTCTCGCGCATCAACGGCTTCATCGGCGGGATCAATCAGGGGCTGGAAGCGCTCGGTTCCGAGCGGCGCATCTCGCTGGTGCCGGACCTCGACCTTGGCGATATCGAGAACCGCTTCGAGGGCGCGGCCAGTGCTGCCACGACAGCGGCGCAGGCAGCCTTCGACCGGGCCTTCGAGGACAACCCGCTGACCGCGCCTGACCTCGGCTTGACCGAGGCGGCGAACCGGGCGCTCGAATCCGCGAATGTCTACCGGGGCGCGGCCCGCGATCTGGCTGAAGGGGCCCGCGCGCCCCTCGAAAGCTGGCAGGCGCTTCGCGACGCGGTGCGTGGAACTGACGAGGCGAGCGCGGACGCGCTGACCGAGGCCACCGGCGCGGCGGAGCGGCTGGAGACGGCGCTCGGCGATGCCGGACGCGCCGCAACAGGTGCAGGCGCGGCGGCCGGAGCCGCCGCCGCTGCAGCGGAGCCCGCGACCAAGGCCGCCGTCACCGGGTGGCAGGCGGTCACGGCAGCGCTGTCCGACTACGCCAGCAAGGCCCGCGACATCGGTGGCGACATCGGCCAGAGCCTCGTGAGTGCCTTCCAGTCGGCGGAGAACGCGGTCGGCGAGTTCGTGAAGACCGGCAAGCTGAATTTCCGAGACCTCGTCACCTCTCTGCTGGCCGATCTCGCCCAGTTGGCGGCGCGGCGGTTCATCCTCGGGCCGATCGCCAACGCGCTCTCCGGCGTGTTCTCCGGGGCGGGCGGCATCTTCGCCAATGTCCTGCATGCGGGCGGCATGGTCGGATCGGCCGGGCCGTCGCGGATGGTCCCGGCCATGGCCTTCGCCGCCGCGCCCCGCATGCATGGCGGTGGCATGGCGGGGCTTCGTCACGACGAGGTGCCTGCGATCCTGCAGCGCGGCGAGCGGGTGCTGTCGCGGCGGGAGGCCCAGAGCTACGGCGCGGGCGGCGGCGTCAACGTCACCATCATGGCGCGTGACGCCCAGAGCTTCCGGCAGTCCCGCACACAGGTCGCGGCGGACATTGCCCGTGCGGTCTCGCTCGGGCGGAGGGGCATGTGA
- a CDS encoding phage tail tube protein, with amino-acid sequence MARAQGARALMALAFETTYGTPPASGFTRMPFASTSLGAEQPLLNSELLGYGRDPLAPIKDAVTADGDVVVPLDAEAFGFWLKAAFGAPTTTGVEAPYTHEFQSGSWTLPSMSIETGMPEIPRYAMYSGCVLDQITWQMQRSGLLTATARLVAQGETVGTTTSAGTPAALELKRFGHFNGAITRNGTALGNVVSAEITYANNLDRIETIRSDGRIDGADPSIAALTGRIEVRFADQTLVTQAINAEACEMEFAYVLPSGESFTFTVHAVYLPRPRIEIAGPQGVQATFDWQAARDSIVGRMCTATLVNDVETY; translated from the coding sequence ATGGCACGAGCCCAGGGGGCGCGGGCGCTGATGGCGCTTGCGTTCGAGACGACCTATGGAACGCCGCCCGCCAGCGGCTTCACCCGCATGCCCTTCGCCAGCACGTCGCTCGGCGCCGAGCAGCCGCTGCTGAACTCGGAGTTGCTGGGCTATGGCCGCGATCCGCTGGCGCCGATCAAGGACGCGGTGACGGCTGACGGCGATGTCGTGGTGCCGCTCGACGCAGAGGCCTTCGGCTTCTGGCTGAAGGCGGCGTTCGGCGCGCCCACGACAACGGGTGTGGAAGCCCCGTACACCCACGAGTTCCAGTCGGGGTCCTGGACACTGCCCAGCATGTCGATCGAGACCGGCATGCCGGAGATCCCGCGCTACGCGATGTATTCCGGCTGCGTGCTCGACCAGATCACCTGGCAGATGCAGCGCTCGGGTCTGCTGACCGCCACCGCACGGCTGGTGGCGCAGGGCGAGACGGTCGGCACGACCACCAGCGCTGGAACGCCCGCTGCGCTGGAGCTGAAGCGCTTCGGCCATTTCAACGGGGCGATCACCCGCAATGGCACCGCCCTCGGCAACGTGGTTTCGGCCGAGATCACCTATGCCAACAATCTCGACCGGATCGAGACAATTCGCTCGGACGGGCGCATCGACGGGGCGGATCCGTCCATCGCCGCTCTGACGGGCCGGATCGAGGTGCGCTTCGCCGACCAGACGCTGGTGACGCAGGCCATCAACGCCGAGGCCTGCGAGATGGAGTTCGCCTACGTCCTGCCGTCCGGCGAGAGCTTCACCTTCACCGTGCACGCCGTCTACCTGCCACGCCCGCGGATCGAGATTGCGGGCCCGCAGGGCGTGCAGGCCACCTTCGACTGGCAGGCCGCGCGCGACAGCATCGTCGGCCGGATGTGCACCGCAACCCTCGTGAACGATGTGGAGACGTATTGA